The Medicago truncatula cultivar Jemalong A17 chromosome 4, MtrunA17r5.0-ANR, whole genome shotgun sequence genome includes a region encoding these proteins:
- the LOC11418349 gene encoding F-box protein At3g07870, which produces MKFIFCDGGNDQKSIPIKSLFPQDVARIEIYGSCDGVFCLKGISSCITRHDQLILWNPTTKEVHLIPRAPSLGNHYSDESLYGFGAVNDDFKVVKLNISNSNRMAKINSLLKADIYDLSTKSWTPLVSHPPITMVTRIQPSRYNTLVNGVYYWITSSDGSDAARILCFDFRDNQFRKLEAPKLGHYIPFFCDDVFEIKGYLGYVVQYRCRIVWLEIWTLEQNGWAKKYNIDTKMSIFHIYGLWNDGAEILVGEFGQRQLTSCDHHGNVLRQFQLDTLENACFWYYEYVPSMAPLSK; this is translated from the coding sequence ATGAAGTTTATCTTCTGTGATGGAGGCAATGATCAGAAATCAATTCCCATCAAATCTTTGTTTCCTCAAGACGTTGCAAGAATTGAAATTTATGGTAGTTGCGACGGTGTTTTTTGTCTCAAAGGTATTTCCTCATGCATAACTCGCCACGATCAATTGATTTTGTGGAACCCAACAACTAAAGAGGTCCATCTTATTCCTCGCGCTCCCTCACTCGGTAACCATTACTCTGATGAATCCTTGTATGGTTTTGGTGCTGTTAACGACGACTTCAAAGTTGTCAAACTAAACATCTCTAATAGTAATAGGATGGCGAAAATAAATTCTCTTTTAAAGGCAGACATTTATGACCTAAGCACAAAATCATGGACCCCCCTCGTCAGCCATCCTCCTATTACTATGGTCACACGGATACAGCCTTCAAGATACAACACTCTTGTTAACGGTGTTTATTATTGGATTACAAGCTCTGATGGCTCTGATGCTGCAAGAATCCTTTGCTTTGACTTTCGCGATAACCAGTTTCGGAAACTAGAAGCTCCAAAGTTAGGTCACTATATCCCCTTTTTCTGTGATGATGTCTTTGAGATAAAAGGTTATCTTGGTTATGTTGTGCAATATAGGTGTAGAATCGTTTGGTTGGAAATATGGACTCTGGAACAAAACGGGTGGGCCAAAAAGTATAACATTGATacaaaaatgtcaatttttcatatttatggTCTTTGGAATGATGGTGCTGAAATCCTTGTAGGCGAGTTTGGGCAGCGGCAGCTCACATCATGCGATCATCATGGAAACGTTCTTCGCCAATTTCAACTCGATACTTTAGAGAATGCTTGTTTTTGGTATTACGAGTATGTGCCAAGCATGGCTCCATTGTCAAAGTAG